The following proteins are encoded in a genomic region of Micromonospora olivasterospora:
- a CDS encoding IucA/IucC family C-terminal-domain containing protein, whose product MPGRTTATTPLAPVTATMRAMFGTDDVPGLAPGLLVTDDRFRWAPASTLVDGTRLPELLHAATLRWGGMPHACAALAWKSYSYWVALPAVLGWAAARRVPLLDPADVLLHFEDHRPLVTVGLRRSTTVAVLPNDPLALAGLPEVRVVADEAALLAALRGSLLDAHLAPMIAAIQAEVRIGGRTLLGSVASGIAHGVLRATDALPGSAARHVETLLGALDLADLVELVPGPTGEPTVQRRTCCLAFTLPTPKVCQGCCLRSA is encoded by the coding sequence ATGCCCGGGCGGACGACCGCCACGACGCCGCTCGCCCCGGTGACCGCCACCATGCGCGCGATGTTCGGCACCGACGACGTGCCCGGCCTCGCGCCCGGCCTCCTGGTGACCGACGACCGGTTCCGTTGGGCGCCGGCCAGCACGCTGGTCGACGGCACCCGGCTGCCGGAACTGCTGCACGCCGCCACCCTGCGCTGGGGCGGCATGCCGCACGCCTGCGCCGCCCTGGCCTGGAAGTCGTACAGCTACTGGGTGGCCCTGCCGGCCGTGCTCGGCTGGGCGGCGGCCCGCCGGGTCCCCCTGCTCGACCCTGCCGACGTGTTGCTCCACTTCGAGGACCACCGCCCGCTGGTGACCGTCGGCCTGCGCCGCTCGACCACGGTCGCGGTGCTCCCGAACGACCCGCTGGCGCTGGCCGGGCTCCCCGAGGTCCGGGTCGTCGCCGACGAGGCCGCGCTGCTGGCCGCGCTGCGCGGCTCCCTGCTCGACGCCCACCTCGCCCCGATGATCGCCGCGATCCAGGCCGAGGTCCGCATCGGCGGGCGTACGCTGCTGGGCTCGGTCGCCTCGGGCATCGCGCACGGCGTGCTGCGCGCGACCGACGCGCTGCCCGGCTCCGCGGCCCGGCACGTCGAGACGCTGCTCGGGGCGCTCGACCTCGCGGACCTGGTCGAGCTGGTGCCGGGGCCGACCGGCGAGCCGACGGTCCAGCGGCGCACCTGCTGTCTCGCCTTCACCCTGCCCACGCCGAAGGTCTGCCAGGGCTGCTGCCTGCGCTCGGCCTGA
- a CDS encoding globin domain-containing protein, with protein sequence MDNFARLLKESWALVEGNREQMGEYFYARLFRLDPALRQLFPADMAGQGNRHLDAIVTAIQAVDDVESFEEYLRSLGRDHRKYHVDAGHYETAGIALLDALRSTAGDGWNLEYDQAWRDTHATIVERMLAGAEADENPPFWHAEVLTHERYGPDTAVLTVRALQYPLRWRAGQYVSVEAPRHLPRVWRTYSVANAPNDDNVLEFHVRTPPGAGWLSGVLVRRTKPGDLLRVAAPMGSMTVDRASERDILCVAGGVGLAPIKGLIEELTTWNRTRWVHVFYGDRRAEDLYGLPGLRELVAAHPWLSVTPACSQDPDFEGEQGDIAGVVGRYGPWTNHDCYVSGSARVVRSTLRALAGDDVAPPHIRYDTFGEL encoded by the coding sequence GTGGACAACTTCGCGCGGTTGCTGAAGGAGAGCTGGGCCCTGGTCGAGGGAAACCGGGAGCAGATGGGCGAGTACTTCTACGCCCGGCTGTTCCGCCTGGATCCCGCCCTGCGCCAGCTCTTTCCGGCCGACATGGCCGGCCAGGGCAACCGCCACCTGGACGCGATCGTCACGGCGATCCAGGCGGTGGACGACGTCGAGAGCTTCGAGGAGTACCTGCGGTCCCTCGGGCGGGACCACCGGAAGTACCACGTCGACGCGGGCCACTACGAGACCGCGGGGATCGCGCTGCTGGACGCGCTGCGCAGCACGGCCGGGGACGGCTGGAACCTGGAGTACGACCAGGCGTGGCGGGACACGCACGCGACGATCGTCGAGAGGATGCTGGCCGGGGCGGAGGCGGACGAGAACCCCCCGTTCTGGCACGCCGAGGTGCTGACCCACGAGCGGTACGGCCCGGACACCGCCGTGCTGACCGTCCGGGCCCTCCAGTATCCGCTGCGCTGGCGGGCCGGGCAGTACGTGAGCGTCGAGGCGCCCCGGCACCTGCCCCGGGTGTGGCGGACGTACTCGGTGGCGAACGCGCCGAACGACGACAACGTCCTGGAGTTCCACGTCCGGACGCCGCCGGGGGCGGGCTGGCTCTCCGGGGTGCTGGTCCGCCGGACGAAGCCCGGTGACCTGCTCCGGGTGGCCGCGCCGATGGGGTCGATGACGGTGGACCGCGCCTCGGAGCGGGACATCCTCTGCGTGGCGGGCGGGGTCGGGCTGGCCCCGATCAAGGGGCTGATCGAGGAGCTGACGACCTGGAACAGGACCCGCTGGGTGCACGTCTTCTACGGCGACCGGCGGGCCGAGGACCTGTACGGGCTGCCGGGCCTGCGGGAGCTGGTGGCCGCCCATCCCTGGCTGTCGGTGACGCCGGCGTGCAGCCAGGACCCGGACTTCGAGGGCGAACAGGGCGACATCGCCGGCGTCGTCGGCCGGTACGGTCCCTGGACCAATCACGACTGCTACGTGTCCGGCTCGGCGCGGGTCGTCCGGAGCACGTTGCGGGCACTCGCCGGGGACGACGTCGCGCCGCCGCACATCCGGTACGACACCTTCGGCGAGTTGTAG
- a CDS encoding peptide deformylase encodes MTTSPIERAADSFAAELARHRTQRGLSKKQLATMMGFDPSYVSHVEGRRHRPTEDFARRAEAVLEAGGAIWQRFREYDELRHRRTTPPYRDHPAPGQWMPPGTGLIVEREQATLTYVDDSYRCVIRRELYNAGTEPVTRYLVRVAVDRYPNDPGRSNRHHREHPLTFAELQLRAYRDDGGDPEPMHWRAKHDRDAFKEIWLLFENDEGRFPLYPGDRVTIEYAYRVGRDKWGPWFQRAVRLPTRRLAVRLDLPAELDPQVWGVETSLSAEEGPLRRPVSRAERDGRVLFDWGTDDPPLNARYRLQWRYRSRPPESDPGGPAAGGRARASDRMRALGIVQRGADLLRQPSRRFDLPADEATAREVVDRLCAALVRLDELHPFSKGVGIAAPQLGLPWAAAVVRPPDRAAEPVVLLNPRVVESSPDADEQYEGCLSFFDQRGLVPRPLRIGVEHAHWDGGRVITAFEFAMARLVAHEIDHLDGRLYVDRMTPGVPLVPVEEYRETGSPWRY; translated from the coding sequence ATGACGACCTCCCCCATCGAGCGGGCCGCCGACTCGTTCGCTGCCGAGCTCGCCCGGCACCGGACCCAGCGGGGGCTGTCCAAGAAACAGTTGGCGACGATGATGGGCTTCGACCCGTCGTACGTCAGCCACGTCGAGGGGCGACGGCACCGCCCGACGGAGGACTTCGCCCGCCGGGCGGAGGCCGTCCTGGAGGCCGGCGGCGCGATCTGGCAGCGCTTCCGGGAGTACGACGAGCTGCGCCACCGCCGCACCACGCCGCCCTACCGCGACCACCCCGCCCCCGGCCAGTGGATGCCACCGGGAACCGGCCTGATCGTGGAACGCGAGCAGGCCACCCTCACCTACGTCGACGACAGCTACCGGTGCGTCATCCGCCGCGAGCTGTACAACGCCGGCACCGAGCCCGTCACCCGCTACCTCGTCCGGGTCGCCGTCGACCGGTACCCCAACGACCCGGGCCGCTCCAACCGGCACCACCGGGAGCACCCACTCACGTTCGCCGAGCTGCAACTGCGGGCGTACCGGGACGACGGCGGCGACCCCGAGCCCATGCACTGGCGGGCCAAGCACGACCGGGACGCGTTCAAGGAGATCTGGCTGCTCTTCGAGAACGACGAGGGCCGGTTCCCGCTCTACCCAGGCGACCGCGTCACCATCGAGTACGCGTACCGCGTCGGCCGGGACAAGTGGGGCCCTTGGTTCCAGCGGGCCGTACGCCTGCCCACCCGGCGCCTGGCGGTCCGGCTGGACCTCCCCGCGGAGCTGGACCCCCAGGTCTGGGGGGTCGAGACGTCGCTCTCCGCGGAGGAGGGGCCGCTGCGCCGCCCGGTCAGCCGCGCCGAACGCGACGGCCGGGTGCTCTTCGACTGGGGCACCGACGACCCGCCGCTCAACGCCCGCTACCGGTTGCAGTGGCGGTACCGCAGCCGCCCGCCCGAGTCCGACCCCGGCGGGCCGGCCGCCGGCGGGCGGGCCCGGGCCAGCGACCGGATGCGCGCCCTCGGCATCGTCCAACGCGGCGCCGACCTGCTGCGCCAGCCCAGCCGCCGGTTCGACCTGCCCGCCGACGAGGCGACCGCCCGCGAGGTCGTCGACCGGCTCTGCGCGGCGCTGGTCCGCCTCGACGAGCTGCACCCGTTCAGCAAGGGCGTCGGCATCGCCGCCCCACAGCTCGGCCTCCCCTGGGCCGCCGCCGTCGTACGCCCGCCCGACCGCGCGGCCGAGCCCGTGGTGCTGCTCAACCCCCGCGTCGTCGAGTCGTCGCCCGACGCCGACGAGCAGTACGAGGGCTGCCTCTCCTTCTTCGACCAGCGGGGCCTGGTGCCCCGGCCGCTGCGGATCGGCGTCGAGCACGCCCACTGGGACGGCGGCCGGGTCATCACCGCCTTCGAGTTCGCCATGGCCCGGCTGGTGGCGCACGAGATCGACCACCTCGACGGGAGGCTGTACGTCGACCGGATGACCCCGGGCGTGCCGCTGGTCCCGGTCGAGGAGTATCGCGAGACCGGCAGCCCCTGGCGGTACTGA